A genomic window from Cryobacterium sp. SO2 includes:
- a CDS encoding thymidine phosphorylase yields the protein MSTTPARTIEAFDAVDLIHAKRDQGELSTPQIDWLIDAYTRGYVGDEQMAAMTMAIFLNGMSRREIRDLTMAMINSGERMSFDRLDKPTTDKHSTGGVGDKITLPLMPLVAVFGAAVPQLSGRGLGHTGGTLDKLESIPGWRANLSNEEMFAQLQDVGGVICAAGSGLAPADGKLYALRDITGTVEAIPLIASSIMSKKIAEGTSALVLDVKFGSGAFLKDIDRSRELARTMVALGEDAGVATSALLTNMNVPLGLAIGNANEVRESLEVLAGGGPADVVELTVALAREMLSLAGIVDVDVEEALKDGRAMDKWNAVIRAQGGDPTAAMPVARETHTVLADRDGVLVEQQALPFGIGAWRLGAGRARKQDPVQHAAGIDLHAKPGDTVRRGEPLFTLSADEPERFSRALEAVEGAWRIGDPGEPVLDGGPLIAERITR from the coding sequence ATGAGCACCACGCCCGCCCGCACCATCGAGGCCTTCGACGCCGTCGACCTCATCCACGCCAAGCGCGATCAGGGCGAGCTCTCGACGCCGCAGATCGACTGGCTGATCGACGCGTACACCCGCGGTTACGTCGGCGACGAGCAGATGGCCGCCATGACCATGGCGATCTTCCTCAACGGCATGTCCCGCCGGGAGATCCGCGACCTCACCATGGCCATGATCAACTCCGGCGAGCGGATGAGCTTCGATCGGCTGGACAAGCCCACCACCGACAAGCACTCCACCGGCGGTGTCGGCGACAAGATCACCCTGCCGCTGATGCCCCTCGTCGCGGTCTTCGGCGCCGCAGTGCCGCAGCTCTCCGGCCGCGGTCTCGGCCACACCGGCGGCACCCTCGACAAGCTCGAGTCCATCCCCGGCTGGCGCGCCAACCTCAGCAACGAGGAGATGTTCGCCCAGCTGCAGGATGTCGGCGGTGTCATCTGCGCCGCCGGCAGCGGCCTGGCCCCGGCCGACGGCAAGCTCTACGCCCTCCGCGACATCACCGGCACTGTCGAGGCGATCCCGCTGATCGCCTCGTCGATCATGTCGAAGAAGATCGCCGAGGGCACCAGCGCGCTCGTGCTCGACGTCAAGTTCGGCTCCGGCGCGTTCCTGAAAGACATCGACCGCTCCCGCGAACTTGCCCGCACCATGGTCGCGCTCGGTGAGGATGCCGGCGTGGCCACCTCCGCACTGCTGACCAACATGAACGTGCCGCTCGGCCTGGCCATCGGCAACGCCAACGAGGTGCGCGAGTCGCTCGAGGTGCTCGCCGGCGGCGGCCCCGCCGACGTGGTGGAGCTCACCGTTGCCCTCGCCCGCGAGATGCTCAGCCTGGCCGGCATTGTCGACGTCGATGTGGAAGAGGCCCTCAAGGACGGCCGCGCGATGGACAAGTGGAACGCGGTCATCCGCGCCCAGGGCGGCGACCCGACCGCGGCGATGCCAGTTGCTCGTGAAACCCACACCGTGCTCGCCGACCGCGACGGCGTGCTCGTGGAGCAGCAGGCGCTGCCGTTCGGCATCGGCGCCTGGCGGCTCGGCGCGGGCCGTGCCCGCAAGCAGGACCCCGTGCAGCACGCCGCCGGCATCGACCTGCACGCCAAGCCCGGCGACACCGTGCGCCGCGGCGAGCCGCTCTTCACGCTCAGCGCCGACGAGCCGGAGCGGTTCAGCCGGGCCCTCGAGGCCGTCGAGGGCGCCTGGCGCATCGGCGATCCCGGCGAGCCCGTCCTCGACGGCGGCCCCCTGATCGCCGAGCGCATCACCCGCTAG